The region CGCCTCGTACAGAGGCCGGTTCAGGCTCAGCTCCGTCGCGAAGCGCTGGGCCTCCTGGTACCATCGGTCCGCGGCGTTGCGGACATCGGGATCGGGGTGGACGTCGAACAGGAAGCGCGTCTGGTACAGGACCTCCCCCAGCGCGAGCAGGAGTCGGTCGTACGGGACGAGGAGGTTCGATATCGTCCGCGGTCCCGCCGTCGACACGAGTTCGTCCAAGCGGGTGCGGCATTCCGCGAGCCCCGCCTCCGCGAGCCGGGCGAGCGACTCGCCGTCCCTCGGGAAGAGGTATCGGGGTTCCGTGAGCCGACCGCCGTCCAACGGGGGCGTCCGTTTCCGGCGGGTCCCGGCCTTCGAAGCCATGGGGCACTCCGGAGCCGGCCCCCCGCTAAGTACCTTCCCCCAGGAAGGTCGGGCCCGTCCTCCGCTGCTCCGGGGCAACGCATGAACACATCGGCCGAGGAGCGCTACCTACTTGCGGGTCTTCTCCGGTTCGTGAGAGCCGGGCTCGGCACGCCGGTTCCGAGAGCGAAGTGGAAGGGCCCAGGCGACCAGACCCAATCCTCCGATCAGCGGGGTGAACAAGAGCCCGCACGGCAACGATGGAGGGATCGGGGACTCGGCCGGCTTCGGAATTCTCATTCGCGCCACGAAGGCATCGGAGCTACCATCGAGCGTCGTGTCAAAGGCCCCGACGGTGACCGGGAAGTCGGAGGAACCGGTCGACCCCGTCACGTAGACGTGGCTTTCGTTGTCAACGGCAAGGAGAGCGCCGTGATCCCAACCGCTTCCGCCGAAGTACGAGGAATAGGAAATCGCAGTTCCCGGGCTATCGAGTGTGAGGATGTAGCTATCTGTGAATCCGCGGTTGACCTTGCTCATCGCATCCGAGGTGGTGGGGAAGTCGGTGGAGGAGGTGACCCCAAGGAGGTACGTCGTCCCCGCGCCGTCTACCGCGACGGCTTGTCCATTGTCATCTCCGCTTCCTCCCACGAATGTGGAGTAGAGAAGTGCCCCCTGCGGGTTCATCCGAAACAAGAAGCTGTCCGAGTTGCCCCCGTGATAGACTCGGCTGAGCGCGCCTTCCGTCGTTGGGAGATCCGTCGACGCCGTATATCCGGTCGCGGAGACGAGCCCGTTCTCGTCGAGCGCGAGCGACGTGATCCCGTCCGACCCGCTGCCCCCGAAGAAGGAACCGTAGGGCAAGTCCGTCCCGTCCGCATTGAGCCTGACGACGAAACCATCCGTGCCATTCAACGTCGCGTCGAAGGCACCGGAGCTGGTCGGGAAATCGTACGAATCGGTGGTCCCGACGACAATCGGGCTCCCAGACCCGTCGACGGCGATGTCCCTCGAGAAATCGCTACTCGTCCCTCCCAAGTAGGTTGAGAAGAGCAGACGATCTCCTTGTACGTCCAGCCGAGCCGCGTACGCGTCGCTCGTGCCATCCAGAGTCGTGTCGTAGGCGCCCGGCGTGATCGGGAAATCCGGCGAGTCAATGGTACCCGTGAAGTAGACCGTGCTGTCGGGTCCCAGCGCGAGGTGGGCGACCTCATCTTGGCCACTTCCGCCGATGTAGCTGGCGTAGAGCAGGTTCGCACCGTCCGGGCTCAGCTTCGCGAGAAAGCCGTCGCGTCCGCCGCTGTTGTTCCGGTTGAAGGCATCAGCGGTCGTGGGGAAATCGGTCGAGTCGGTCCATCCGGAGACATACACACTCCCCGAATTGTCGACAGCAACATCCAGGGCGTTGTCCGCTCCCGTGCCTCCGAGAAACGTGATGAACTCCGGGATCCCAGTTGCATTGAACTTTGCGACGAATCCATCGGACTCGCCTCGAAGAATCGAGTCGAAGGCCCCCGGGGTCACGGGGAAGCCCGGGGTATCGGGGAGGCTCGGGGCCGCGGTCTGGCCAACGACGTACACGTTTCCGTTAGCATCGACCGCCACGGTTTCGCCTTGATCGACCCCGTCACCTCCCAAGTACGTCGAGAAGGTGAGCTGGTCCGAAACTGACGCCTGCGTAGGCGGAGGATAGACGCTCAAGCGGGCTCCCGTGAACGCAGTCGGGGTCTCGGCCCACCCCTGGAAAAGTATCACGACCTGGAATGCGGCGGGAATCAACAAGATGAACACGGCGACGACGAACACCCTCGAGGACGCACCGCTCGGACCACGAGCTGTTAAAATGTGCGGATTGCTCCCTCCCCAACCGTCATGCATGAATGTGTCATCGGAATACATAAAGGATTGTGCATCACCGAGTTCCAAGAGCTCCCATTGCAGCCCCGCCGTCTAGACATGGTCTTTCTAACCGCCCCGCGTGAGGCGACGGCGGATTAGTCTGCTCACAGTCGGGAACGTGTAGCGAAGCCTCCCGGGATCCGCCGCCATGCCCGCGGCGCCTTTTGCGGGCCTGGACACGAAATCCTCTTCCGACGACGTGCCGATGGCGAGCGCCCATGCCCGAACCGGTCTTGTCGGCCCGCGAGTTGTGGAAGTCGTACGACGGTCGGTCCGACGTGCTTCGGGGCGTGTCCCTCGACGTCGGCCGGGACGAGGCGGTTCTCCTCTGGGGCCCGAACGGGAGCGGGAAGACGACGCTCCTCTCGATCCTCGGCGGGCTTGACGTGCCGACGCGCGGCTCCGTGTCGATCGCGGGCCGCGAGATCTCTCGCCTCCGGGAACGGGAACTGTCGAAGGTCCGCCTTCACGAGATCGGTTTCGTGTTCCAGACGCACAACCTGATCGACGACCTGACCGTCGAAGAGAACGTGGCGCTCCCGCTGCGCCTCGCGAGACGACCCGCGGACCGACGCGTCGCGGACCTGCTCGAGACGTTCGACCTCGCGCGCCTCGCGACCCGACGCCCGAACGAGATCTCGGTCGGCGAATCGCAGCGCGTGGCCGTTGCCCGGGCGCTCGCGAACGGACCGAAGGCCCTCCTGGCGGATGAGCCGACCGCGTCGCTCGATGCGAAAGGCACCGAGGCGGTCCTGGAGGCGTTCTCCCTCGCGCGGACGTCGTACCGGGCCGCCATCGTGCTCGCCAGCCACGACGCGGACGTGCGCGCAATCCCGTCGTCGCGGTATCGGCTCGAGGCGGGCGTCCTCGCGCCGGAGTCTTGAGGACAAAGCCTTTATCGTGGTCGGAGTTTGCGACGCGAGTCGGGATGCGGCCCCTCGAGGACGCGCGAGATCGGATGCAGCGCCTCGTGGGCCGCGCCTGGGACGAGGCGAAGACCCCGCTCTACCGCAACGCGTTTTTCATCATGTCCTCGAGCGTGATCGGCTCCGCGCTCGGCTTCTTCTTCTGGCTCGTCGTATACCGCTCCTTCAGGCCGGACGACGTCGCGGTCGCGGTCGCCTTGTTCCAGACGACGACGTTTGTCAGCACCCTCGGACTCTTCGGCCTCGGCGTGGGCCTGATTCGATTCCTCCCGGCAGAAGAGAACAAGGTGCATCTCGTGAACGCCTGCCTCACGATCGGGGGCATCGCGAGCCTCATCGCCGCGGCGGTCTTCATCGTGGGCATCGATGTCTGGGCGAACAAACTCGATTTCATCTTGTCCACGCCGATCTATTGGATCGCGATCCTCGCGACCACGACGGCCCTCGCTTTCGCGCCGATCATCGACCAGACGGGCTTCGCGATGCGCCGGGCGGACCTCATCACGTGGCGGACCCTGATCTTCGCGCTCCTCAAGATTCCCTTCGCCCTCGTCTTCGCCACAATCGTAGCCACGAACGGCCGGCTCGGGGTCTTCATGGCCCTGGCGATCCCCATGACGATCGCCGTCGGCGTGGAGGGTCTGTACTTCCTCCCTCGGGTGCTCCCCGGCTTCCGGCCTCGCCCGACGACGAACTTCGAAGGGATCCGGCCGATGGTCCATTTCAGCCTCGGCAACTACGCGGCGAGTGCGATCGGCGCCTCGGCGGGGATGCTCCTCCCGCTCATGGTCTTGCAAGTCCTCACGAAGGACGATGTGAACTTCTTCTACATCGCCAGCGTCGTTGCGGCGATCCTGAGCATCATCCCCGGCGCCGCGTTCACGTCGTTCTACGCGGAGGCGTCCCAGAAGAACGCCAACCGCCATCTGGATGAGCGGCGCGCGATCCTCTTGTCCCTCGTCCTCCTGATCCCCGGCATCCTTGTGATGTGGGTCTTCGCGCGGTTCATGCTCGAGCTGTTCGGCGATCCGAAGTTCGCGGACGGCGCGATCGGCCCGCTCCGGATCCTCGTCTTCGCCGCGATCCCGTCGTTCTTGAACGCCATTTACGGAACGCGGGTCCGCGTGCGGAAGCGGACGGGTCCGCTCATCGTGGGGACCGTCATCAGCTCGGCTGTGACGTTCGGCCTCGGCTACCCGCTCCTCTTGTCGGACGGGATCAACGGACTCGCGATCGCGGTGACGTTGGCACAGGTCGCCTCCGTGCCGTACTACTACGTCGTCGCGCGGCGGTCGTTCAAAGGAGAGGAAGCCCCTCCCGCGGCCCCCGTCGAGATCTAGAGGGACCATGGCGACGGCGACCGCCTCGGAGACCGCGGCCCTGCCGGTGCCCTCGCGCTGGGCCGTGCTCCTTGGCTACCTCGGGGCCGTGGTCGTCGCAGAGGTCCTCATCGCAATTCCTGCCGGGGCGGAGCGGCCGTACCAATCCGTGGGCTTGGGCATCCACATCCTCCTCGTTTTCGGGTTGATGTTCGGGTCCGTCGTGATGGAGGCGCGCGATCGGACGATGGCCGTGTTGCTCGTGGCCACGAGCCTCGCCTCCCTCGTCCGAGTATTCTCGCTCGCCGTGCCTCGATACAACTTCCTGGACCTGCAGAGCCCGAACCCGGAGGCGGACCCGCTGAACACGATCCCGTGGCTCGCCCTCGTGAGCATCCCGCTCCTCGTGTCGATCGCCGCGGTCGCGTACGTCCAGCGGCTCCGTCCGCGGGACCTCGGGCTGCGCTTCCGGACGTGGCGGGACATCCCGATTCAGACGGCAATTGCGTTGACCGGCATCCCGCTCGGGCTAGTCGAGTTCGAGATCCTCCGGCCCGGCGCGTGGGTTGCGGAGCTGGCGTTGGGGCCGCTCGTGCTTGGAGGGCTCGCGATTTTCTTCGCCACGGGCGTCTCGGAGGAACTCATCTTCCGCGGCATCCTGTTGAAGCGCGCGATCGAAGGGCTCGGCGACGCCGGCGGCCTTCTGTTCGTGACCGCCCTCTTCGCGTCGCTCCACATCTTCTTCCTGAGCCCGATCGACATGGTGTTCGTCTTTTCCGTCGGCCTCTTCTACGGATACGTCGTCCTGAAGACGAAGAACCTCTGGGGCGCGATCTTCAGCCACAGCCTCGGGAACGTCGTCTTGTATCTGGTGGCGCCGTTCGTCTTCGGGTAGGCTCGGCCTGCGCCGCGAGAGGTTCTCTCCTCTGAGTAGTCTTATTTCCGTCTCCACATTCCCGCAGCACGGCCGTGGAGTCGAAACCGCCTCGATTCAAGCACGCACTCTCGTTCGTGGCGACGCTCGCGTTCGTGGGAGGATTCTTCGGCGCGAGGATCTTCCACCTCCTCCTCCCGACCGTCATGATCATCACCCAGGGCGGAATCCACTTCCATCACTTCTGGTACGGATTGGCGATGATGGGCGTCGCCGGCTGGCTGGGGATCGTGGACACCGACGTGAAGTTCGCTCGCATCTACGCGGTCGTATTCGGCGTCGGCGCGGGATTCGTCGGCGACGAGGTCGGGCTCCTCTTGACCTTCGACGACTACTATTCGGAGCTCACGCTCGATTTCTTCGTCGCGGCAATCGCCTTCGTCATCCTCGCGATCCTCCTGGTCCGGTATCGCGACCTGATCTTGCGGGAGGTCCTCCGCCTGAGCCGGCACGAGCGGATCGCATACGCCGGGGTGTTCCTGGTCGGGTTCTTCGCGATCTTCCTGGCCGTCGATCGGTTTGAGCTCGCGGCTCCTCTCGTCGCGATCGGGGTCGTGCTCTTCGTGTGGGGGTTCCGACGCAAACTCGCCAGGGTCGTGACGGCAGCGCCTTGACGCCGGACCCCTATCGGCGGCGCCGCTTCACCCGATGGGACGGTCCCGCTCCCTTCCGGCGTCGTGCACGGCGTCGTGCGGCCCGCGTCATTCGAACTTCCTTCTGCGCCATCGGCGCGGTGACGATCCACGACTATTTGAATCGCGGCTTCGCGTAAGGGTTCCGCTCGGGGCTCCGCGGCGCGAACGCGGACCGGAAAAATCCGTCGAATCCGGGCCTACAAGACTTCGAGGACCTTCACCGCAACGATGAAGACGAACACCACGAGCAGAGGGGCGATCGGCACGAGGAGCGTGTGCGAGAGCATCTTCGACTTAGGGCTGCCCGTCTCCTCGGCGTGGGCGGACGTCAGCTCGCGCATGATCAGGAAGAGGATCAGGGAAGCGACCGCGGCGGCGCCGAAGCTCCCCGCAAGGAACGTCGACGTGACGGTCACGACGGTAGTGATCATCCCTGCCCCCGCGTCTTGTAATCCAAGCGAACGGTCCTCGACGTATTTAAGGTCATCCACAACGCGTCTTGATTTTGGCAGCCGGACCGATAAATCCGCGGCGGCGGCCTGCCCTCGCCTCACCGCTTCCTTCTCTCGCCGCCTCTCGAGAGCGCGTACACCGTCGCGGCGACGTACCCGCCGACCCCGAGCCAGCTATACCCGATTCCGAGGATGAGTGCGGTGTTGAGATGGAAAGACGTTTGCGCGAACTCGTCGGAGCCGGGGAGCATGAAGCCGGAGATTCCGAGGATGATGGCGGCGACCACGCACGGTCCGATCACGAACCGGCCGAGCTGCCGGGACCGCTGCACGAGCCGCTCCCGCCGCGCGGTCGTGGCGGCGTCCGGGGGAGCCGCCATCGGCGTCTCGCTGATCCCCATGTCCATCGCCGCCGCTTCCTGTGCGGTCGACTGCTCGATTTCGCTCAGGCTCTCGAGCAGCTGGTCGATGTCGCGGTCCACGTTGTCCCGCCCCGTCGGCGTCTCGGGGAGCGGCGGGGGCAATGCCTCCGGCCCCGCCCCGCGCGACGACCCGGACCGGCGGTCGACCTCGCCGATCTGTCGGCTGACGGACCGGCGGACGGAGACCCCGAGGCCGCCCATGCCCACGAGGAAAATCGCCGCGACGAGCATATACGTCGTGTAAACCCAGCGCGTGATGTCCGGCGGGAACCAGAGTCCCTGGCCCTGGGCGTAGCCCCATGCGGCGAAGGCGATGACGAGGTAGTACACCCCGAATCCCACCGCCAAGGTGCGCGGTCGGAGGCCTTTCGCCATCGCTTTCCCCTCGTGCCTGCGGGCACTGATATACTTCATCCCCTCCTTTTCGTTTTTGATACCCAGTCCCGCCGAGGTGCCAAAGGTATTTCCCCTGTCGGACCGCTTCTATTCACGGGGGACGCCGGCTCGAGGCGGACCTTTCGGAGGGCCATATCATCCACGCGTTCCAGACAGAGGAGCGTCGGTTCGCGCTGCGCGAAGCCCTGTTCCTCGGGATCGCGGCGGTGGGCGCTTGGCTCTTCTTGAATCACGAGTTGCTCGAGGGCGGGCGGCCGCCCGCGTGGAACCTCTCCGAGTTCATCGTCTCGACGATCGTCGTGTACCTCTTCCTCCGGATCATCGTGATCGTCGCCGAGATGCGCACGCCGCGCGTGGACGCGGACCTCGTCCGGTGTCCGGAGTGCGGGCAACGGCTCGACGAATTCACCGCTCCGAGCCACGCGGAACACCGCGAATTCGAGATGGCCGCGAGGCCATCGGATCGGGAGATCGTCTCCGCGGTGGCGCTGCGCAAGGCGCTCGATGCGGCGCGCCGCGCGGCGATGAATGACGAGGCGACCGCCGCCGATCCCCCCGCGATCCCGTCGAACGAGCTCGAGGACGCGCCAAGCCGAGATGTTCCGCCGGCCGCCGAGGACCCGGACCTCCTCGAGCCGCTCCGGCGCAGCCCGGATCCGCCGCGGGACGGACGGTTCAAACGCTGAGCAATCCCCTCCCCCTCGTCTTTGACATCGGTCGTAGCGTTCCAAAAGATATATCCGCCGAGCGGGCGCTGCTCATCACGGGGACGCCGAACGGCTCATGGGTGGCCGTCCTCTTGGGGAGGGATTGGTGCTCGGATTTCAGACGCGGGAGATGCGGTTCGCGCTTCGGGAGGTCGCGATGCTCGCCCTCGCCGCAGTCGCTTCGTTCGTGTTGATCAACCACGAGGTGCTCTACCTCACGGGGCCGTTCCGGTTGAGCGCGATGCCGATCGAGTCGTACCTGCTCGCGACGATGATCCTCTACCTGTTCCTGCGCCTCGTGATCGTCGCGGCGGAGATGCGGCCCGCTCGCGTCCGCGAGGAGTTCGTGCGCTGCCCGACGTGCGGCGAGTGGCTCGACGACCCGACAGACTCGGGCCTCGAGGCGCACCTCCGGACCGAGCGGAGGTCGACGCCGTCCGAGAGGGAGATCGTCCCCGCGGTCGCTCTGCGCAAGGCGTTCGATGCGGCCCGACTCGCAGCGGTCGCGGCGCGGGAGGCCGAGCGATCCGAGGGGCCACCGACACCTTCCATGCCCCTGGACGACGCCTCGAGCGAGGACCTCGTCGCAGCAATTGTGGATCCGGCTCGGCGCGAGCGACTCCGGCACGGACCGCATTTACGGCAGGATCCTCGCGAAGAACGTTGAGCCCGGTCACGTCCGATTCGGGAACGACGCACCCTCCCAGCGCTTCCAAAGACGCCGCGGCATGCCCCCCGTTACATGTCTCTTGACGGCCGCCGTCCGCACGTTCATATGGACGGGAATCCATACACATGGTCGGAAATCCGACCAAATGGCCGAATCTCCGGACATCCTCCCCACGTCGGGCCTTGAGTCGATCTTGGGCTCGACCGCCCGCCTCCGCGTCGCGAAGCTCCTAGTGGAACTTCCGGACAAGGAGTTCACGGGTCGCGAGATCGGCCGCCTCCTGGCTATGAGCCATTCCTCGGTCCTCGATGCGCTCCGAGTCCTCACGGACTACGGCTTGGCAACCGAGCGGGTGCTTGGACGGGCGCACGTGTTCCGGGTCAACCGGGACTACTTCCTGTACACCCTCTTGGCCAATTTATTCCGCTCCGAGCGGGATCAACGGAGGCGGATTGCGGAGGTCATCAGGGGTTCCCTAGCGAGCAGCTCGATTTCCGTCGTGCTGTTCGGGAGCCGAGCCATGGAGGGGGCTCGCAAGCACAGCGATCTCGATCTCCTCGTGGTCGCGAAGGACGTCAACCAGGCCGAGTCAGCGCTCTCTCACCTGCGGGCCCGGCTTCGGCGAACCTATGGGCTGGATCTGGACGCAAAGGTCTTGACGCTCGGCCAGCTGAAGTCGAAGCTCGGAGCCCCCTTCGTCAGGGCCGGCCTTGCCGAAGGGATCCTGATCGGCGGCGTCCCGCTCGAGAAGGTGTTGGAGTCTGCCGCCTAGGTCGCGCTTCGTCGACCAGGGGAAGTACCGCAACTACGTGCGCAAAGCCGACGAGTTCGAACGCGCCGCCACGCACGCCGCGAGCGTGGGGGACTGGGACGCAGCCGTCGCCAACGCCACCCACTCCGGCATCGCGATGGCCGATGCCGTGGCCGTCTTCTACCTGGGCAAGCGATCGGCCGCCCAAGAGCACGAGGAATCGGTCGAGCTCCTGCACCAGATCGACATCGAGCGACGGGAGGCCGACCGGGCCGCGTCGCACCTCACCGCGCTCCTCCGGGTGAAGAACCGGGCCGAGTACGAGGAGCGGCTGTTGGGACGAGGCGACTCGGATCAAGCCATGAAACACCTTGGCCGGTTCACGGCATGGGCGCGGGAGAAGCTGCCCCGACACCGGCCGGAGTGATCGGACGCCAACGCGCCCCAGACCACTCGAAGACGCCGCCGCATGCCTCCGCCGGATGGAATTCCCGGATGAGGAGTCGACGGAATCTGTCGAAGCGATCCGCAGGCGCGCGCCGGAGGGGCTCCTCGCCCTGGCGTCCGTCCTGCTCCTCGCGGCAAACGTGCTGCGGATCCTCGCCGCGTTCCTGAACTTCCTCGGCGTCCGGGTCGGGTGGGACGCGGGCAAGACGGTCTGGGTCGCGCCGACGACGGACCTCGTCGGGGCGGCGATCCTGGGTTCC is a window of Thermoplasmata archaeon DNA encoding:
- a CDS encoding SBBP repeat-containing protein gives rise to the protein MFVVAVFILLIPAAFQVVILFQGWAETPTAFTGARLSVYPPPTQASVSDQLTFSTYLGGDGVDQGETVAVDANGNVYVVGQTAAPSLPDTPGFPVTPGAFDSILRGESDGFVAKFNATGIPEFITFLGGTGADNALDVAVDNSGSVYVSGWTDSTDFPTTADAFNRNNSGGRDGFLAKLSPDGANLLYASYIGGSGQDEVAHLALGPDSTVYFTGTIDSPDFPITPGAYDTTLDGTSDAYAARLDVQGDRLLFSTYLGGTSSDFSRDIAVDGSGSPIVVGTTDSYDFPTSSGAFDATLNGTDGFVVRLNADGTDLPYGSFFGGSGSDGITSLALDENGLVSATGYTASTDLPTTEGALSRVYHGGNSDSFLFRMNPQGALLYSTFVGGSGDDNGQAVAVDGAGTTYLLGVTSSTDFPTTSDAMSKVNRGFTDSYILTLDSPGTAISYSSYFGGSGWDHGALLAVDNESHVYVTGSTGSSDFPVTVGAFDTTLDGSSDAFVARMRIPKPAESPIPPSLPCGLLFTPLIGGLGLVAWALPLRSRNRRAEPGSHEPEKTRK
- a CDS encoding ABC transporter ATP-binding protein, which encodes MPEPVLSARELWKSYDGRSDVLRGVSLDVGRDEAVLLWGPNGSGKTTLLSILGGLDVPTRGSVSIAGREISRLRERELSKVRLHEIGFVFQTHNLIDDLTVEENVALPLRLARRPADRRVADLLETFDLARLATRRPNEISVGESQRVAVARALANGPKALLADEPTASLDAKGTEAVLEAFSLARTSYRAAIVLASHDADVRAIPSSRYRLEAGVLAPES
- a CDS encoding lipopolysaccharide biosynthesis protein — encoded protein: MRPLEDARDRMQRLVGRAWDEAKTPLYRNAFFIMSSSVIGSALGFFFWLVVYRSFRPDDVAVAVALFQTTTFVSTLGLFGLGVGLIRFLPAEENKVHLVNACLTIGGIASLIAAAVFIVGIDVWANKLDFILSTPIYWIAILATTTALAFAPIIDQTGFAMRRADLITWRTLIFALLKIPFALVFATIVATNGRLGVFMALAIPMTIAVGVEGLYFLPRVLPGFRPRPTTNFEGIRPMVHFSLGNYAASAIGASAGMLLPLMVLQVLTKDDVNFFYIASVVAAILSIIPGAAFTSFYAEASQKNANRHLDERRAILLSLVLLIPGILVMWVFARFMLELFGDPKFADGAIGPLRILVFAAIPSFLNAIYGTRVRVRKRTGPLIVGTVISSAVTFGLGYPLLLSDGINGLAIAVTLAQVASVPYYYVVARRSFKGEEAPPAAPVEI
- a CDS encoding type II CAAX endopeptidase family protein, with the translated sequence MATATASETAALPVPSRWAVLLGYLGAVVVAEVLIAIPAGAERPYQSVGLGIHILLVFGLMFGSVVMEARDRTMAVLLVATSLASLVRVFSLAVPRYNFLDLQSPNPEADPLNTIPWLALVSIPLLVSIAAVAYVQRLRPRDLGLRFRTWRDIPIQTAIALTGIPLGLVEFEILRPGAWVAELALGPLVLGGLAIFFATGVSEELIFRGILLKRAIEGLGDAGGLLFVTALFASLHIFFLSPIDMVFVFSVGLFYGYVVLKTKNLWGAIFSHSLGNVVLYLVAPFVFG
- a CDS encoding nucleotidyltransferase domain-containing protein; the encoded protein is MAESPDILPTSGLESILGSTARLRVAKLLVELPDKEFTGREIGRLLAMSHSSVLDALRVLTDYGLATERVLGRAHVFRVNRDYFLYTLLANLFRSERDQRRRIAEVIRGSLASSSISVVLFGSRAMEGARKHSDLDLLVVAKDVNQAESALSHLRARLRRTYGLDLDAKVLTLGQLKSKLGAPFVRAGLAEGILIGGVPLEKVLESAA